The following is a genomic window from Pseudomonas lurida.
ATCGCCACGTGATTACCCGGCTGGGTAACCCCCGCGGCCAACGTGGCCATGGCCGCATCGACGCCACCGGCAAGCACCGGCGTGCCAGCTTGCAGGCCCAGGCGCGTTGCCCACGTCTCCAGCATCCCCCCTACCACTTCACCGGAATACACCAGACGCTCCGGCATCATTGCCTGGGGAATGCCCAGCGCATCGAGCATCTCGGCAGACCAGCCTCGCGCCTTCACATCGTAGACACCGCCGATATTGCCGGCACTGCTGTGGTCCACCGCCAACTCCCCGGTGAGGCACCAGTTGATATAGCTGTTGGGCGGCAGCAAGTAGCGGGTGTTCGCCCATACCTCTGGTTGGTGTTGCTTGAGCCAGAGCATCTTGGTGAAGCCGTAGTAGCTGTCCACCGAGTTCCCGGTCACCGCGAACAGCCGCTCCAGGTCCACCTGCTCACGCACCCAGGCCACCTGCTCGCCGGCGCGGCGATCCATCCAGATCAGGCACGGGTGCAGCGGTGTGATCTGCGCATCCACCGCAATCCCGGAACCGCCATACAGGCTGCTGATGCACAGCGCCTTTACGCGATCCTTGGCCACACCGGCCTTGGCCATGCAGTGCGCCACGCACGCCTCGACCGCCTCCAGCCAAACCTGTGGCCATTGCTCGGCCCAGCGCACTTTCGGGGTATCCACGCGATACCCCTGGCTGTGCTGGGCGATGATCGTGCCTTGAGCATCCACCAGCAGCGCCTTGGTGCTCTGGGTTCCGATATCGACGCCCATCACGTAATTCACAGTGCGACTCATGGAAGGGTAGCCGGCTTCAACAGCACCTTGATCGACTTGGTCGAGTTAGCGAGTTCAAAAGCCTCGGCCCAATCGTCCAGCGCGAAGTCATGGGTGACGATGCCTTTGGACGTGACCAGGCCACGCTCGAACAGATCGATGGCGATCGGGTAGCAATACGGGCCGAGGTGCGCGCCGCGAACGTCCAGCTCCTTGCGGTCGCCGATGATCGACCAGTCGACGCTGGTCTCGGCACCAAACACGCTGAACTCGACAAAACGCCCAAGCTTGCGGATCAGGTCCAACCCCTGGGTCACGCCCGCCGGTACACCGGTGGTTTCGATGTAGACGTCGCAGCCGTAGTTGTCGGTGAGGCCGTTGATGATTTCACGGGCGTTGTCGCGCGACGGGTTGATCACCACATCGGCGCCAAATTGCTTGGCCAGCGCCAGGCGCTCGTCGACCATGTCGATCACCACCAGCTTCTTCGGCGTCTTCAACGCGGCGACCTGGACCATGCACAGGCCAAGCGTGCCGGCGCCGGCGATCACTACCACGTCATCGAGCTGGATATCGCCACGGTTGACGGTATGGATCGAACACGCCATCGGCTCCACCAGCGCCGAGTCTTCCAGCGACACCGACTCGGGAATCTTGTGCACGATGGCGGTCTTGGGGATGCGCATGTACTGGGCCATGCCACCTTCAGCCACTTCACGCTGGAAGCCGAAGATATTGTGCACTTCGCACATCCAATACTTGCCCGACTTGCAGAAGCGGCACTTGCCACAGGGCACGATCTGCTCGGCGATCACCTTGTCGCCTACCGCGACTTCGAAATGCGCCTCGGCGCCCTCGCCCGCTTCCACCACATAGCCAAAAAACTCGTGCCCCGGCACCACCGGCGCCTTGACCCAAGGGTTGTCACCGCCCCAGAACATCGCCGCGCCGGAGTGGCACTTGCAGTCACTGGCGCAGATGCCACAGGCGGCGATGCGGATCACCAGTTCATTGGCACGCGCCTGGGGTTTGCCGATGCGTTCCAGGCGATAGTCTTTGGGGCCGTGGCAAACGACGGCTTGCATTTCGGTGTGCTTGTCCATGGTGTTCGGTCCTGTCTTGAGTTTATTTATGGCGCTGACGGCTGATAAAGATCGCCAGCAAAATGATCCCGCCCTTGATCACGCTCTGGACGTAGGGCGAAACGCCGAGCATGTTCAGCCCGTTGTTCAATACACCGAGCAGCATGGCGCCGAGCAAGGTGCCGACGATCACGCCACGCCCGCCGGCGATCGAAGCGCCGCCGAGCACCACGGCGGCAATCGCATCCAGCTCGAACGACACACCGGCATTCGGTTGGCCGCTCATCAGGCGTGAGGTGAGCACCAGCCCGGCAATCGCCGCCGTCAGGCCGCTGATGCCGTACACCAGCAGCTTGAAGCGCGCTGCGCGCACGCCGGACAAACGCACGGCCTCTTCGTTGCCACCGATGGCATAGATGTACCGACCGATGCGCGTGTGTTGCAGCAGCACATAGGCGGCCAGGTAGGTAAGCAGCATGATCAGGATCGGCACCTGGATACCGAACAGGCTTTCGCGGCCGAAGAACGCAAACCAGTCCGGCAACCCGGAAATCGGGTAGCCATCGGTGTACATCAGGCCCAGGCCACGGGCGATGCCCATGGTCGCCAGGGTGACGATGATCGGCGGCATGTGCAGGTAGGCGACAAACAGGCCATTGCCGATGCCGAACGCCACGCCGATCAACATCCCCGCGCCAATCGCCAAGCCGGGCGGCAGGCCCGCGACCATCAAGCCGGCAGTGAGCGTGCCGGACAATGCCATCACCGGCCCCACCGACAAATCGATGCCGCCCGTGAGGATCACGCAGGTCATGCCCACCGCGATAATCGCGTTGATCGACACCTGGCGAGCAATGTTCGACAGGTTGCTGGCGGTGAGGAAGGTGTCGCTGGCAAGGATCATCACCAGCGTCACCACCACCAACCCCACGAACGGGTAGAAGGCCGGTGAGCGCACCAGCCGCGCCAGATTCACGCGCAGCCGGCTGTCATCGCCGGTACTAATGGACGTATTCACTTGAGCCCCCTGTTGCATGGCGCATGACCTCTTGAGGATTGACGGCGGACGCTTCCAGCAGCTTGACGATGGCGCCCTTGTGGAACACGGCGACGCGGTCGCACATGCCGATGATTTCCGGCAACTCGGAGGAAATCATGATGATCGCGTAGCCCTGTTCGGTGAGGCTGCGCATCAGCGCGTAGATCTGCGCCTTGGCCCCCACGTCGATGCCACGGGTGGGTTCGTCGAACACCAGCACGTCGCAGTGGTGGTTGATCCAACGTGCGATCACGACCTTTTGCTGGTTGCCGCCGCTGAGGTTGAACACGCGGCTTTCGCTGCTGGGGGCCTTGATCGAGAGTTGTTTCATGAGCCCTTCGACGCTGGCGCATTCGCGGCTTTTGTCGATCAGGCCCGAGGCGTTCTGGTATTTGGGCAGGTTGTTCAGCGAGATGTTTTCACGAATGCTGAAGTCGGTGATCAGCCCCTCGCTCTTGCGGCTTTCCGGCAGCAGGCCGATGCCATGGGCCAGTGCCTGGGCCGGGTCGTCGAGGGTGATCTTTTCACCGCGCAGCCATACGTCTTTGCTCACCGATGGCAGCGCGCCCATCATGCCCAGCGCCAGTTCAGTGCGACCGGAGCCGACCAGCCCGGCAAACCCGAGGATCTCGCCCTTGTGCAGCTGGAAGCTGTTGTGGGGGCCGTTGCGTACCAGCTGGATGTCCTTGACCTCCAGCAACAGCGGGCCGCGGGCGCTGGTCGGCTTGGGTGGAAAACTGCATTCCAGGCGTCGCCCGACCATCATCTCGACCAGGCGGTCGATGTCGCTGTCGGCCACGTCCGTGACGCCCACATTGCCGCCGTCGCGCAACACACTGATGCGGTCGCACACCTGGAAAATCTCCTCCAGGTGATGGGAAATGAAAATCACCGCCACGCCCTGGCGCTTGAGCTCACGCATGATCTCGAACAGCAGTTCGGCCTCGCTGGGCGTGAGGGTGGCGGTAGGTTCATCCAGCACCAGCAGGCGCGCATCCAGGGCCAGGGCCTTGGCGATTTCGACAAACTGCTGTTCGGCTACGCTGAGGTGCTTGACCGCGCATTGCAAATCGATGGTCACGCCCAGGCGCTTGAACAACGCCTCGCAGGCCTCGACCATTTCGCGCTTGCGCAACAGGCCGAAGCGATTGCTCAGCTCGTGACCGAGGAAGATGTTTTCCACCGCCGTGAGGTAGGGAATCAGGCTGAATTCCTGGAACACGATGCCGATGCCGGCGGCAATCGCATCACGGTAGGTCGCGAATTGCTGCGCCTGGCCATCGATCAGGATCTGGCCTTCGTCCTGGTGCTCGACGCCGCCGAGGATCTTCATCAGGGTCGATTTGCCCGCGCCATTTTCCCCGAGCAAGGCATGGATCTCGCCGCGCTCGACTTGCAGGTTGATGGACTTGAGGGCCTGTACGCCCGGGTACCGCTTACAGATGTTTTCCAGCTTCAGAAGACTGCTCATACCGCCGACCTCGTATTCAGAAGGATGACCTGGGCCCCACGGGTTGCGTGGGGCCTGGGTGATTTACCAGCTGAAATCCTTGGCCTTGGCCTGGTCGATCAGGGTGATGTCCACCGGAATGGTGGCCGGTACTTGCGAGCCCCACTTCTTGGCCAGGGCGATGCCCAGGGCTAGGCGGATCTGGTCGCGAGGGTATTGGGCCGAGGTGGCGATGAATTTGCTGCCGGGCTTCTGGATCGCCTTGATGGCTTCGGGCGCGCCGTCAACGCTGACGAGCTTCACGTCCAGGCCACTGGCTTCGATGGCCGAGAGCGCGCCGAGCGAGCCGTTGTCATTGACGCTGAAAATACCCTTGAGGGTGGGCTGGGCCTGCAACATGTTTTCGGTAACGGTCAGCGCCTGGTCACGTTCCTGCTTGCCGTTCTGGATGCTGACGATCTTGATGTCCGGGTGCTTGGCAACCGCCTCCTTGCAGCCGCGTACGCGCTCCAGGATCGGCACCACGGCGATGCCGTCGAGGATGGCGATATTGCCCTTGTCGCCGATGTGCTTGGCCAGGTACTCACAAGCCTGGAAGCCGGCGTCGAAGTTCTTCGAACCGACGAAGGAGTCCAGCGGGCCGTCCGCCTGGGCGTCTACCGCGACGACCACGACACCGGCGGCGTGGGCGGATTTGACCGCCGATTGCACGCCGACCGAGTCGGTAGGGTTGATCAGCAGGATATCGATGCCTTTTTGCAGCATGTCTTCAACGTCACTGACCTGCTTGGACACATCGTGCCGGGCATCGGTGATGATCAGTTTCGCACCGATGGTCGCTCCGGCTTCTTCCAGGGCGTTTTTCATGGTGACGAAATAGGGGTTGTTGATTTCCTGGAAGGACGCGCCGATGCGGATGGGTTTCGCAGCGTCGGCAAAAGCAGGGGCAGCGGTGCCGAGGGCGATGCTTACAGCCAATAAACACAGGGTTTTCGGGAGCATTTTCATGGCATGGTTCTCTGTTTTGTTTTTATTGTTAGAGCAAATGTTATCGTTAACATTTTGCCAAAAGCTAGCAAGGAAATTCGACAGGCGCAAGGGGCCGCTGGTCGGTCGCCGTCGAAAGGTGGGAGCCGGCTTGCCCGTGAATGCGGTGCGTCGGTCACCCGATGTGTTGCCTGGCACGTCCTGTTCGCGAGCAAGCCCGCGCCCACACTCAGGCCTGTGTACGCTGTAAAACTCGCACATTCCCCACCACCAACTAAGCTCAGCCTCCAACAAAAAAAATCCGAGCCTGCTGCCATGCCCCACCCCACCGAGACTTTTCGCGCCCGTTACCGCGCCTCCATTGCGCCTCGTTACAACCCCTGGCTCCACGCCCTCTTCGTGTTCGGCTACGGCGCGGCATGCATCACCCTGGCCTGGTCCACCACACAGCACATCACGGCCCTGCAATGGCTGACCGTGCCCGCGACGCTGGTGTTCTTCAACCTCTGCATCTACCTGGTGCACCGCCACCTCGGCCACCACAAACACGCATTGGCCCGGCTGTTTTACGCGCGACATACCGGTGATCATCACAGCTTCTTTACCCCCGGCCATATGACTTACGACAGCCCCCGGGACTGGCGGGTGATCCTGTTTCCGGCCTGGCTGATCGTGCTGCACAGCGTGGCCATCACCCTGCCCGCCTGGTGGCTGCTCAAGCACTTGAGTCCCAACGTCGCCGGGCTGTTCGCCGGGTGCATGATCCTGGGGTATTTGCTTTACGAATTGTTTCACGCCTGTGAACACCTGCCCGTCGACCATCCCGTGGCGCGCTTGCCGTGGCTGCGCCAGATGCACCGACTGCACGCCCTTCACCACCGTCGCGAGCTGATGCAGGGACGCAATTTCAACATCGTCCTGCCGCTGATGGATTACCTCTTCGGCACCCTGCACTGGGAGCCGCGCGCCCAAGACAACCAGGAATCGTCATGAGTACCCGGCCAAAAAAACTGCGTCATCTGCTGTTCGTGCAGTTTCTGGCGGTGATGGCTTTTTTGCTGTTGATGCCGACCAAAGTGCAACCGGTGAACTGGACACCCCCCAAGGCGCCGTCGATGAAGGACGGTCCCTACGCCGAAAACCAGCGCCTGAAAGGCGTGCAGAAAATCGGCGCCCAGGACATCGCCGGCCCCGAGGCCTTATTGCTCGATGCCCAGGGCTACCTGATCAGTGGTTTGCATGACGGGCGCATCATCCGCACCGCACCCGACAGCCGCAGCCTGGAAGTACTCGCCAATACCGGTGGGCGGCCGCTGGGCATGGCACTGCACCCGGATGGACGCTTGATCATTGCCGATGGGGTCAAAGGTTTGCTGGCGCTGGACACCCATCGCCAACTGACCACCCTGAGCACGGGTGCCAATGACGTCGCCTTTGGTTTCACCGATGACGTCGCCGTGGACGCCAGCGGGCGGTATGCCTACTTCAGCGACGCGTCGAGCCGCTGGGGTTATGGGCAGGATGGTGAAGCCGTGATCGAACATGGCGGCGATGGTCGACTGCTGCGCTATGACTTCAGCAACGGCACCACCGAGGTGCTGCTGGACCAGTTGCAATTCGCCAACGGCGTGGCCCTGGGCCCGTATGAAAACTTCGTGCTGGTGAACGAAACCGGTGCCTATCGCATCAGCCGTTATTGGCTCAAGGGGCCGCGCGCCGGTACTCATGACTTGTTTATCGACAACCTGCCCGGCCTGCCGGACAACCTCAGCTTCAATGGCCAGGACCGCTTCTGGGTGGCGCTCTACTCGCCGCGCAATCCACTGCTGGACAGCTTTGCCGGCTACCCCCTGCTGCGCAAAGTGATGGTGCGGGCGCTGATGGTGGTACCCAAGCCCGTCGAGCGCAAAGCCTTTGTGCTGGGGTTGGACACCGAGGGGAAGGTCATCGCCAATTTGCAGGATGGCAGCGCGGGAAATTACTCGCCCATCACCACGGCCCGCGAGTATGGCGATTGGTTGTACCTGGGCTCGTTGAACAGCACGAGCATGGCGCGCTTGCCTTTGTCGCTCGCGTTGGCGGGCGAATGAAAAAAGGGGCAGCCTCACCAGGCTGCCCCTTCTCACTTACACCGTAGGAATCAGTGGATGATGTCCTGGGTGCAAATGTGCCCGAAGGTCACGTAAGGCACACTCTCGCCCCCCACGCCCACCCCCGGGAACTCGTCCAGCTCGATCCGCCAGCCGCCGAAGTTGAAGGTAGTGGCCCAGTTGTATTTGACGCCGGTGCTGCTGTCCGGGTATTCCACGCGGTAGTCACCGAAGCAGTCACCGATACCGGAGCTGGCCTGGGAGGTGCCCGCACTGTTGGTGGTGGCCTTGAAGTCGGTCCAGTGGAACTCGGCACCGTCGAAACGTTTGTCGATGCGCAGGACCGGCGTGACACCCAACAACGGTGCGCCAGTGGAATCGGACCAGTTGGTGGTCCAGTTCACCGTACGTGCAGCCTGGGTCGCCATCCAGAAGATCGAGGCCGGCACCCGCACCACGTTGTCACCCTTCACATCCGACGTGTTCAGGCGCGGCGTAGAGCCCAGGCTCAGCTGGTAGTGCTTGCTTGGGTCCTGAACCACGCCTGGGTTAGCCCGTACACGCACCTTCACCGTGGTGCCCGGCGTGACACTCGGGTAGGTCGAGGTAGAGCCCGCAGGAATGGTGACCCAATTGACGCCGTCGAAACGGTCGAAAATCCACTGGTTACGGCTGCCGTCCGCGTCACCGGCCAGGAACATGCTCACGCTCTGGCCACGCACCGCCTTGAAGTCGAAGTAATCGACGTCGGTGGCGTTGTCGAGGTTACCGGTCACCTTGTTCATCGAGTCCGGCAGCACAAAGGCAGTCTGCGGCGTGTCATTGGGCTCGTAGGCATCGATGTTGGTGTCTACCGCCACGCCAAAACTGAATTGCGCGTTGTTGGCGACCTTGGCGACCATGTACCAGTAGTAATCACCGGCCGGCAGTACACCGTTGAGGTATTCATCGGCATTGCCCGCCGCGTCCGAAGAACCCACCACGCTCAAATTACCCTGGCCATCATCCTGGAACAGGGTCAGCGACATGTCGGTGCCCGCACTCTGGTTGACCAGTTGCACTTGGATGCGGGCGTTCTCTGGCAGGTTGAAGTGATAAGCGAACTCTTCCCCCTGGGCCACACCGTTGAGGGTGTAGAGGGTGTTGATATCCAGGGTTGGGAACAGCGGCACGAAGGCCGCAACGGCAGCGCTTTTCAGCTCGGCCTGGCCAGGCTTTTTCAACTCGCCGACCACGGTATTGAAAGGCGCAGTCTTGATCGCCTGGGTGACAGCCCTGGACTGGCCGGTCTTGGCTGCCTGCAGCTTTTGCTTGAGGCTGGCCGGGACCTTCGCCGGGGTCAGCTTGCCGCCGGACTTGAGCGCTTTGTCCACGGCCTGCCTGACCGCTTCGGCGTTGAGTGACTGAGGGGGTTGCGCGGCCAGGGCAAAGGCCGAAACGAAGCAGGAGGCCGCCATGGCCGCACCCAGCATAAAGGCTTTTTTCGATTTCATTTTTTATCCATCCATAGTTAAAAACTGAAGGTCAGGTGACATCCGGTCACCTGGGATGGAATGTAAGATATGACTGTATGTATGTACAGTATTTTTTGAAAAAATTTCAATTCCTATGGAATGGGGATGTCACACCACCAGCGCC
Proteins encoded in this region:
- a CDS encoding FGGY-family carbohydrate kinase; translation: MNYVMGVDIGTQSTKALLVDAQGTIIAQHSQGYRVDTPKVRWAEQWPQVWLEAVEACVAHCMAKAGVAKDRVKALCISSLYGGSGIAVDAQITPLHPCLIWMDRRAGEQVAWVREQVDLERLFAVTGNSVDSYYGFTKMLWLKQHQPEVWANTRYLLPPNSYINWCLTGELAVDHSSAGNIGGVYDVKARGWSAEMLDALGIPQAMMPERLVYSGEVVGGMLETWATRLGLQAGTPVLAGGVDAAMATLAAGVTQPGNHVAMIGTSMCWGYLNQQVDAHHGLVSMPHVCNGHRDLYIFGGAITAGASVSWFREQFCQAEEQQAKATGQDSLVLLEQRAMNIPAGSEGLLFLPYLMGERSPVWDDRASGSFVGLNLYHSRIHLYRAVLEGVSFALRHNIEAGTRGAHSLDPRLIVVGGASHSDLWMQIIADVTQYPVYTIVQEVEAAMGAALLAAHTVGLVSDGEMDKGWVQLALRAQPKTENVEAYDRAFGEYLKLYPALKPIMHSLQTH
- a CDS encoding alcohol dehydrogenase catalytic domain-containing protein, producing the protein MDKHTEMQAVVCHGPKDYRLERIGKPQARANELVIRIAACGICASDCKCHSGAAMFWGGDNPWVKAPVVPGHEFFGYVVEAGEGAEAHFEVAVGDKVIAEQIVPCGKCRFCKSGKYWMCEVHNIFGFQREVAEGGMAQYMRIPKTAIVHKIPESVSLEDSALVEPMACSIHTVNRGDIQLDDVVVIAGAGTLGLCMVQVAALKTPKKLVVIDMVDERLALAKQFGADVVINPSRDNAREIINGLTDNYGCDVYIETTGVPAGVTQGLDLIRKLGRFVEFSVFGAETSVDWSIIGDRKELDVRGAHLGPYCYPIAIDLFERGLVTSKGIVTHDFALDDWAEAFELANSTKSIKVLLKPATLP
- a CDS encoding ABC transporter permease is translated as MQQGAQVNTSISTGDDSRLRVNLARLVRSPAFYPFVGLVVVTLVMILASDTFLTASNLSNIARQVSINAIIAVGMTCVILTGGIDLSVGPVMALSGTLTAGLMVAGLPPGLAIGAGMLIGVAFGIGNGLFVAYLHMPPIIVTLATMGIARGLGLMYTDGYPISGLPDWFAFFGRESLFGIQVPILIMLLTYLAAYVLLQHTRIGRYIYAIGGNEEAVRLSGVRAARFKLLVYGISGLTAAIAGLVLTSRLMSGQPNAGVSFELDAIAAVVLGGASIAGGRGVIVGTLLGAMLLGVLNNGLNMLGVSPYVQSVIKGGIILLAIFISRQRHK
- a CDS encoding sugar ABC transporter ATP-binding protein, producing MSSLLKLENICKRYPGVQALKSINLQVERGEIHALLGENGAGKSTLMKILGGVEHQDEGQILIDGQAQQFATYRDAIAAGIGIVFQEFSLIPYLTAVENIFLGHELSNRFGLLRKREMVEACEALFKRLGVTIDLQCAVKHLSVAEQQFVEIAKALALDARLLVLDEPTATLTPSEAELLFEIMRELKRQGVAVIFISHHLEEIFQVCDRISVLRDGGNVGVTDVADSDIDRLVEMMVGRRLECSFPPKPTSARGPLLLEVKDIQLVRNGPHNSFQLHKGEILGFAGLVGSGRTELALGMMGALPSVSKDVWLRGEKITLDDPAQALAHGIGLLPESRKSEGLITDFSIRENISLNNLPKYQNASGLIDKSRECASVEGLMKQLSIKAPSSESRVFNLSGGNQQKVVIARWINHHCDVLVFDEPTRGIDVGAKAQIYALMRSLTEQGYAIIMISSELPEIIGMCDRVAVFHKGAIVKLLEASAVNPQEVMRHATGGSSEYVH
- a CDS encoding substrate-binding domain-containing protein codes for the protein MKMLPKTLCLLAVSIALGTAAPAFADAAKPIRIGASFQEINNPYFVTMKNALEEAGATIGAKLIITDARHDVSKQVSDVEDMLQKGIDILLINPTDSVGVQSAVKSAHAAGVVVVAVDAQADGPLDSFVGSKNFDAGFQACEYLAKHIGDKGNIAILDGIAVVPILERVRGCKEAVAKHPDIKIVSIQNGKQERDQALTVTENMLQAQPTLKGIFSVNDNGSLGALSAIEASGLDVKLVSVDGAPEAIKAIQKPGSKFIATSAQYPRDQIRLALGIALAKKWGSQVPATIPVDITLIDQAKAKDFSW
- a CDS encoding sterol desaturase family protein, which encodes MPHPTETFRARYRASIAPRYNPWLHALFVFGYGAACITLAWSTTQHITALQWLTVPATLVFFNLCIYLVHRHLGHHKHALARLFYARHTGDHHSFFTPGHMTYDSPRDWRVILFPAWLIVLHSVAITLPAWWLLKHLSPNVAGLFAGCMILGYLLYELFHACEHLPVDHPVARLPWLRQMHRLHALHHRRELMQGRNFNIVLPLMDYLFGTLHWEPRAQDNQESS
- a CDS encoding SMP-30/gluconolactonase/LRE family protein gives rise to the protein MSTRPKKLRHLLFVQFLAVMAFLLLMPTKVQPVNWTPPKAPSMKDGPYAENQRLKGVQKIGAQDIAGPEALLLDAQGYLISGLHDGRIIRTAPDSRSLEVLANTGGRPLGMALHPDGRLIIADGVKGLLALDTHRQLTTLSTGANDVAFGFTDDVAVDASGRYAYFSDASSRWGYGQDGEAVIEHGGDGRLLRYDFSNGTTEVLLDQLQFANGVALGPYENFVLVNETGAYRISRYWLKGPRAGTHDLFIDNLPGLPDNLSFNGQDRFWVALYSPRNPLLDSFAGYPLLRKVMVRALMVVPKPVERKAFVLGLDTEGKVIANLQDGSAGNYSPITTAREYGDWLYLGSLNSTSMARLPLSLALAGE
- a CDS encoding PPC domain-containing protein, which translates into the protein MKSKKAFMLGAAMAASCFVSAFALAAQPPQSLNAEAVRQAVDKALKSGGKLTPAKVPASLKQKLQAAKTGQSRAVTQAIKTAPFNTVVGELKKPGQAELKSAAVAAFVPLFPTLDINTLYTLNGVAQGEEFAYHFNLPENARIQVQLVNQSAGTDMSLTLFQDDGQGNLSVVGSSDAAGNADEYLNGVLPAGDYYWYMVAKVANNAQFSFGVAVDTNIDAYEPNDTPQTAFVLPDSMNKVTGNLDNATDVDYFDFKAVRGQSVSMFLAGDADGSRNQWIFDRFDGVNWVTIPAGSTSTYPSVTPGTTVKVRVRANPGVVQDPSKHYQLSLGSTPRLNTSDVKGDNVVRVPASIFWMATQAARTVNWTTNWSDSTGAPLLGVTPVLRIDKRFDGAEFHWTDFKATTNSAGTSQASSGIGDCFGDYRVEYPDSSTGVKYNWATTFNFGGWRIELDEFPGVGVGGESVPYVTFGHICTQDIIH